The genomic region GGTCGATCGTATGGTTGCCGCGCCGAAAAGCAACGACTACGGCCGCTTGGGCGTGATGCTGCAATATTTCTTCGATATGGAAATGCTGATTGACGTGCCGCCCGAATCGTTCGACCCCGCGCCGAAAGTGGATTCGGCCGTCGTCCGCATGATTCCGGTGAAACACCGTATCGGCAAGGCGGACGATTTCGAGCATTTCGCCAAACTCGTGAAACTCGCCTTCCACCAACGCCGCAAAACCATACGCAACAATCTGAAAGAGCTTGCAGGCGACGATGATTTGCAGGCAGTCGGCATCAATCCGCAAGACCGCGCCGAACATATCGCGCCGGAGAAATATGTGGCGTTGAGCAATTATCTGGCGGGCAAGGCCGTCTGAAAAGGGAGTAAGCCGATGACGAAATACCTGCTTTTACCCCTGATACTGCCGCTTGCAGCCTGCCTGACCAATCCGAACGACCGTTTTTTTGACGGCAGACGCTACACGCTTCATCATATGGAGCTCCCGTAACGACAACCTGCAACGGCAAATGCCGTCTGAAAGAAAAGACATGATCAAATTCAAAAACGTACACAAACATTTCAAAGACCTGCACGTCATCAACGGCGTAAACTTGGAAATCAAAAAAGGCGAAGTGGTCGTCGTCTGCGGGCCTTCGGGCAGCGGCAAATCCACACTCATCCGCACTGTCAACCAGCTTGAAAGCATCGAAAGCGGCGAGATTTGGGTGGACGGTGTCAACGTTGCCGACCCCAAAACCGATTTGAACAAAATCCGCGAAGAAGTCGGCTTCGTATTCCAAGGCTTCAACCTCTACCCGCACCTGACCGTATTGGAAAACATTACCCTCGCACCGATGAAGGTTAAGGGGCAAAATGCGGAACAGGCGGAGAAAAAGGCAATGGAGCTTTTGGAACGCGTCGGACTGGCACACAAAAAAGACGCCTTCCCTTCCCAACTTTCCGGCGGCCAGCAGCAACGCGTGGCGATTGCACGCGGTTTGGCGATGGAACCGCGCGTAATGTTGTTTGACGAACCGACCTCCGCACTCGACCCCGAAATGGTCGGCGAAGTGTTGAAAGTGATGAAAGACTTGGCAGAAAGCGGCATGACGATGATGTGCGTAACCCACGAAATGGGGTTTGCCCGCGAAGTTGCCGACCGCGTGATTTTCGTCGATAAAGGGCAAATCCTCGAAGACGAAACGCCGGAAGCGTTTTTTACCAACCCGAAACACGAACGCGCCAAGCAGTTCCTGCAACAGGTCATGACCCATTGATGCTATGCCGTCTGAAAACCGAACGTTCAGACAGCATATCCCGACACCGCAAGATGATTGAGAAAGAAAACCATGTATTTTGTTGACCGCACCGCCGTCGTCCTCAAGCCGACCGCGCGCTTTTTGGAATGGCTCAAAAGCACCGACGAAAATATGCCCGACCTGACCATAGAGCAGCTTCGTGCCAACTGTTCCGTCTTCCTCGTTCCGCAGTTCGACGAACCGGAAGCCGTCGTTTCCTACTTCGACGAACGCTACCGCCAGATTTTCGAGGCGGAGCTGGCAGGTTGGGACATCGATAAGGATAAATGGCCGCAAGATATGGGGCTGAAGGCGTTTTGGGAGTTTTTCGATACCGAAATCCACGATATGGTTTTAGACATGGAAGAAGCGGAATTGAACATTACCCCCGTGTTCGACAACATGATGTAAGGCTGTGCGCGCCTTTCAGACGGCATTGAGGCCGTCCCGCATTCTGAACATCCTGACCGTATCGCTCCACTCGGCTTCCCTTGCCGTCTGCCTGACCTGGTTTTACGGCCGGATGATGTGGTTCGGTTTGGCGGCTTTGGCGGCAAGTTACGCATACTCGCTCAGGATAACGAATCTGAAACACCGCCATGCCATAACCGCCATTACCATAGACCGCGACGGACAGGCGGAAATCGTATCCGGCAAAGAAAAAACGGCAAAGGCGGCGGCACTGTCGGGCAGCAGTATGGTTACGCCTTATGCCTTATTCTTACAATGGGACAC from Neisseria meningitidis harbors:
- a CDS encoding amino acid ABC transporter ATP-binding protein: MIKFKNVHKHFKDLHVINGVNLEIKKGEVVVVCGPSGSGKSTLIRTVNQLESIESGEIWVDGVNVADPKTDLNKIREEVGFVFQGFNLYPHLTVLENITLAPMKVKGQNAEQAEKKAMELLERVGLAHKKDAFPSQLSGGQQQRVAIARGLAMEPRVMLFDEPTSALDPEMVGEVLKVMKDLAESGMTMMCVTHEMGFAREVADRVIFVDKGQILEDETPEAFFTNPKHERAKQFLQQVMTH
- a CDS encoding protein YgfX, coding for MRAFQTALRPSRILNILTVSLHSASLAVCLTWFYGRMMWFGLAALAASYAYSLRITNLKHRHAITAITIDRDGQAEIVSGKEKTAKAAALSGSSMVTPYALFLQWDTGGKTVRHCITPDMADKESYRRLKVWVLWRQPKKTAETDTSD